DNA sequence from the Cohnella herbarum genome:
CCCGTAACGAATCTGTCGTTAAGCCATCCGTTCCTATGCATCAGAATAGGCCCTCCCCGTCATTGACTTTCTTGGCGACCCCGTTCGCCAACGTAATCAGAATGAGACCCATGACGGATTGCAGCAAGCCGATCGCCGTCGAATAAGAGAAGCCCAGCGTCCTCATCGACTGGTAGACGTACGTGTCGATGATGGTGACTTCATCGCCGAGTACCGGGTTGTTGCCGACGATTCCGTAGATCATGCCGAAATCGCCATAGAAGATGCGGCCGACGCTCAGCAACGTAAGGACGATGACCGTAGGTTTCAGCATCGGGATCGTCAAGCGGAATATTTGCTGCAACTTGTTGGCTCCATCCACCTTCGCGGCTTCGTACAGGCTTCCGTCGAAATTGGACATCGCGGCTAGATAGATAATGGAGCTATATCCGCTCCACTTCCACACGTTCGCCAGAATAATGATCTCTTTCCAGTACTTCGGCTCCGAATACCACCGGATCGGCTCCATTCCGAACCAACCCAGAATGCCGTTAGCGACGCCGACGTCCGAGGAAAATATGCCGTAAATGATCGCCCCCACCACGACCCATGAGATAAAATAAGGGAAAAACATCATGCTCTGCGTCAGCTTCTTGAACGCCTTGCCGCGAATCTCGTTCAGCAAAACGGCGATGGTAATCGGGACGATAATCCCGAGGATAATTCCCCAAAAGTTAATGACCAGCGTATTGTAGGTAACTCTCCAGCCCATGCTGTTTTTGGAAAAAAAGTACTTGAAGTTGTCGAACCAGACGAACTTGCTTCCGAAAATCCCGTCCACGACGTTAAAATCCGTAAAAGCCATCCAGACTCCCGCGAACGGAACGTAGCAGAACAGAATCAGAACGATCAGGCCCGGCGCGCACATCAGGTACAAAATTTTGTGTTTGTTCATTTCGTATAGAAAGCCCTGACTTTTTTTCGTTTCAGGCATTTCGCTTGAAGCAATCATTTACTCACTCCTTCTCCTTCTCCTTGTCCGTCAGGCCGCCCGCTAACCCGAGACCGAGACCGCCTCAAGCAACTCGCTCTTCATGCGATCCATGTCTACCACGGTTCCGGTCAGTCTCGCTTTCTCCGCCGCATAGGCCATGAGGTGGCTCTCCACCGATTTGTCTATGGAGGATCGGCTTTCGCCGCCGCTCCGTTCCAATTCGTTCAGAAAATCGTTCATCAAGCCCGTATCTCCGCCATTATGGCCTCCGGAGACGGTGGCCGGCCGAATAATCCTCTGCTCCTGCCCTTCTGCCATATTGGAAGCGAACTTCGTCACTTCGATAATATTCCGGCTGTCGTCTCCGCGAATTTCTCCGTGCTCGCACATGATCTTAATCGTGCGATGCATTTTGTTGGTAAACGCGCTAAGGTGAAACGTGACCTTCACGCCGTTCTTGAACTCGATGATCGACACCTGGTTGTCGCAAACATCGTTGTCGTTGCGGAAGACGCACCGTCCATAAGGACCGGATTCCAATGCCTTCAGCAGCCCTTCCTCCGACTGATCCTCCGCAACAACGGTTGCGGGCCAGCCTCCCGCGATCGGCAAATACATTTTTCTGGCGTCGAATCGGCAATCTTTGGCCGCCTTGCAAGTTACGCAACGATCCGAGCTATCGGGCGGCGCGTTCTCTTCTTTGAAGAACGCCAGATCTCCATAGGAAGAGATCCGTTTGGCATCGCTGTCCGCAAGCCATGCCAATAGATCCATGTCGTGGCACGACTTTTGCATGATCAACGGACTGGACAGGTCGCTCCTTCTCCAATTGCCTCTGACGAAAGAATGAGCCATGTGGAAATTGCCGATATTTTCGTTGTGCTGGATCGTCAAGACTTTGCCCAACTCTCCCCTATCGATCAGATTCTTGATCTCCGAGTAGAAATTCGTATAGCGGAGCACGTGGCATACCGTGACTTTACGTCCTTTCTCGTTGGCCTTTTGTTGGATTTTGACGCATTCCTCCGGGCTGGGGGAAATCGGCTTCTCCAACAAAATGTCGTATCCTAGTTCCAGCGCTTGCATCGTTTGCGCATAATGGTCCCGATCCATGGACGCGATAATGACCGCATCGCAGATTTTGCCTTGCCGGTAGAATTCCTCGACCGAAGCGTACCGTCTCTCCGGAGCGATGCCGAATTGCTCCGCCGCCGCCCTTCTTCTGCCCTCGTCCGGGTCCGTGACCGCAATGATTTCCGCCCGGGGAAAGGCGGATGAAGAATAGATCATCCCGCGTTGTCCCGCTCCGATTAATGCCAGTTTCAATGTGTTTCCCTCCTGATAGTGTTCCGGCTGCCTGTCTCTCTATCGATCCTATTGTTGCGGAGTCTTCGGGTCTTCGAGCGGATAATATCCCTCCGGATAATAGACGTCCCAAATGTTCGCTAACGGATCTCCATCGGCCCGTTCGACGTTCACTTCTCCGGCTTCGTAGTATCCGTCCGATTGTCCGCTCCCGATGTGCAAGCGGATAGGCTTGTCGTTCAGGTCGAACAGCCCTATGCCTACGTTGTAATTTCCGGGCTTGATTTCCGGCAGCTTCGCGATTTCGTTATGAACGATGTCTCCGACGGACCAGTCCCTCGTCCGCGCGCTCAGCGGGATTTCGTAGGACTCTCCTTGTCGGCCGAGCCGAATTCGCAGCTCGAAATCGCGATAGAGGTTAGACGTTCCCGAATTGACCAACCAAATTCTGACGGGCAAGCTTCCGCCGCCGAATACGGTTTGCGGATAAGTCATCCTTCGCAGTTCCAGTTGCCAGCCGAGCCCCGCATCCACGTTGGAGAGGGCCGCATGCCAACGCCTTGCTTCTCTGCGAACATTCGGACCGCAAACCTCATCCGTGACGTGAAGGAGAACCGGTTGCCGCTTCCATACGCCGTTCAGCTTCTGTCTGGCGATCGCTTCGCAACTGGTTAACCAGTCGGACTCGCCGCATGTCACCCTAAGACCGAATTCCCTTCGGCTTTCCTTGAGATGGCGGATCAAGCGCTCCTGTCGTAAATCCGCGATCAGCGGAACCTTCCCGAACGCTTCCGCAAAGGCATTCCATTCTTCCATGTTATCCTCGAGCGTCGAGAGGATAACACCGCATAACCGATTGTCCTCCCCGACCACGCTCCCGACTTTTCGAATCAGTGCGGAATAAAGGTCGGACTCGCCTCTCATCGCCCACTCCGGTAAGTCCGGCGTAAGCTCGAGAACCGGATTCGTCGCCGCGCCGATCGCCGCGAGCATCGATTCCGCGCGGAATGCTCCTCGTTCGGGCTCCAGTTGCTTCCAGGCGACAGCGATATAGCTCAGCTTGCTTTCGTTCCCGAAGTTTCGGCTAAGATGCGGCGGACGGATTTTAACCATCGGATACGGCTCGTAATTTTCCAACGAATATTTACCGATCGGAAACCCTCCCTTGCAGATGCGCATCCGCCGCGATCCGGAATTTGTCCAAATCCTCTAAGCTAATATAGGGCATGTTTCCGATCCGAGAGACCTCTTCCTTCAATACGATCATGGCGAGCGTGTTAAATCGCGCTCCCGTCTTCATATAGTTCGCGGCCGCTTTCTGCAGCGAAGTTTTCAACTGAATTTCGCCGCCAAGCGGATCGGCCGCGCGATCTCCGAAAACCTCGTAACGCAGCATGCCGTCCCCCTCGTCGATCGGATAATTGTAAAATTGCCTTTGCACCTGGATGATATTGCTCTTGTCGGGATCCAAGATTAGCGACAACCGCGTATCGTAAAGCCAGCTTTCGCTCCAGAAGCCTTTGACGGGCAGCTCCGGAAAGTACCTCTCGTAGAAGTCGATCGCCATCGCCATCGAAGCTCGCAGTCGTTCCGGCGTATAGCCGGGACCCGACGGAATATGGAGCGCCAGCAGAGTATCGCCGATCCGGAGCGCCGGCTCCCAATCCTTCTTGGCGATTCGGACCGGCTCTCTCTCTACGAAACCCATCGGATTAATCCGGTTAGCCGTAATGCCATCCTCGTCTTCCTCCCACAAGGAGACGAATCGACCGGAAGGATCGAATACGCCGTTAATGCCGTCCCTCTGTCCGTCCGCCCTGAATGCCTCACCGGCATGCCGAAGGGCGACGACTTGCTGCGTTTCCTTGTTTCTGAACATCGAGAATGCGCTTTCAAAGCGGTAGGGGATAAACAAAAACCGATCAAGATGGAAGATCGAACACGTATAAAAATTCATGACCCACGGAAAATCGTGCACTTTCGGATCGCCGTACGAAACGATTTTCTCGATTTGCGACTTCAAAGGCTGATGCGGAACGTTCTCGTAATGGATTTTCGGAACTCCGCGGCGCTCCAAGCTCTCTATTGAAGGAGCGATGCAGGCCAACAGCAGCAGAAAGGAGTACCACTCCCCGTACCGCTTCATGCAACCTGGGGTCATATTCGTATAAAAGTCCGGATCGCAACGGTTGCGCGCGGTACACATATCGTGCACGAGAAACTTCGTGAAAGCATGCAGGACGGAGTCTTGTACGATCTCGTCAAGAGCCGCCTCGACCTCCTCTCTTGCCGTCGCGGGAAGCTCGTATCTCTCCAGCAGCCCGTCCAGGAAGCCGTTCGGAACGAGAGCGGTCTCCGGATTCGGTTCATACGAAGCGTATTTCGCCTCGAGCCCTTCGGGTACATAATCGAATCGACAATAGGCGATGCATTCGCCATACTCGGGTTTCTGCCTCTTCATCTTCTTATCCCCTCCCAACGGTTAGCGCACCCATCGGATAGTAACCGTCCCGCTCCCCTTCGATCGCGAGCCGGACGTTCCCGATCTCTTCTACGCCGGTTTCGATTCCGATTTCCAGCTCGTACTCTCCTTCGGGAATGTCGGGAGGAAGCACTAACTTCTCCGCCCAAAGAGTATCCTGATCCGGAAGCCATTTCCGAATATCCTCCCGGCTCGTGAGCTTGATGATTCGATTCCTTCCGACGATTCGTACGACAAGCGGATAACGGTTATAGATCGGAGCCGAGCCGATATTCGCCCAGAGCGCTTCGAGATACAGTCCTTCTCCCGCAATTACTTTCGAATCATAAGTGAATTTACGAAGCTCGAATCGGTAGCCCATCCTCTTCACCCACTGAACTACCTTGTCTTTCCAAGGCTCCGGAACGACAGTGCCTTTGTTGTTAAAGGAAGAAATATGCCACTTCAGAGATTCCTCGATAATATAGTCGATGTCCCAGCCCTGGACATACCAATCGTTCATGTGCCAGCAGGCTTCGAACTGAATCGGCCCCTTTTCCCAGGCGTCGCTCATATTGAAATTATGAATGTTTTGCGGGTAAAAATCGGTCATGTGCGACCACTCTTGCCCGTGAAACCCGCCCATATCGCCCAAACAGTCCACACGGAAACCGATATTCGCATTGCGCGCCTTTATGATCTTCAAGGATTGCGGATCGTGCAGCAGCGCTTGCAGCGGAGTCGTCTTAAACCCGTCCGTATACGCCTCGACGATCTGCCGGATCGCTTCCGGGTTCATGAACTCCGTTCCCCCGCCTTCTCCCCATGCGCCGACGATGGCGATATCCACCGAGCCGATTACCGGATGACCGTCGAAGCGCTCCGCGAAAGCCCTGATAAAAGAAGACCAGTAGTCCGCATACGAGGATTCGTTGGGATCGACTTTCCAGAAAGGAAAATCCGGGATTTCCGGAGTCTCCGCTCGGAACCAGGCGGGAATATCCTCGTCCTCGTTCAGCGCATAAGGCGAACATCGTACGATCGCGGAGCATCCGAGCGATTTCGCTTTGTCCAGCTTCGCTTCGAGCTCTTCCCAACGATACGCCCCTTTTTCCGCCTCCAGGTCTTTCCATCTAGCACCTACGTAATAGACTTTACTGTCCGGATGATTCCAAGTTCGGCTATCCTCCGTAAATTTGTACTTCCCGACTCTCTTGCCTCTGTTATCGAAAATTTCGTCCAGATCGCCCATTAACGCGGGGGCCGCCGTAAATCCGATTCCCGGATTGGCGATCATCCCGTGGCGCATTTGCGGATACACGGTTACTGCCTTATTCATGTTCGACCCTCCTTGAACTGATATTCTCGAACAATTACGTAACAAGTGGATTTTTGTTGCGTAATATGATACAATTGTTTAGTAATATTTATGATGCAATTATATCATCTCAAACGGATCGCGCAA
Encoded proteins:
- a CDS encoding DUF4832 domain-containing protein → MNKAVTVYPQMRHGMIANPGIGFTAAPALMGDLDEIFDNRGKRVGKYKFTEDSRTWNHPDSKVYYVGARWKDLEAEKGAYRWEELEAKLDKAKSLGCSAIVRCSPYALNEDEDIPAWFRAETPEIPDFPFWKVDPNESSYADYWSSFIRAFAERFDGHPVIGSVDIAIVGAWGEGGGTEFMNPEAIRQIVEAYTDGFKTTPLQALLHDPQSLKIIKARNANIGFRVDCLGDMGGFHGQEWSHMTDFYPQNIHNFNMSDAWEKGPIQFEACWHMNDWYVQGWDIDYIIEESLKWHISSFNNKGTVVPEPWKDKVVQWVKRMGYRFELRKFTYDSKVIAGEGLYLEALWANIGSAPIYNRYPLVVRIVGRNRIIKLTSREDIRKWLPDQDTLWAEKLVLPPDIPEGEYELEIGIETGVEEIGNVRLAIEGERDGYYPMGALTVGRG
- a CDS encoding DUF4832 domain-containing protein, whose protein sequence is MRICKGGFPIGKYSLENYEPYPMVKIRPPHLSRNFGNESKLSYIAVAWKQLEPERGAFRAESMLAAIGAATNPVLELTPDLPEWAMRGESDLYSALIRKVGSVVGEDNRLCGVILSTLEDNMEEWNAFAEAFGKVPLIADLRQERLIRHLKESRREFGLRVTCGESDWLTSCEAIARQKLNGVWKRQPVLLHVTDEVCGPNVRREARRWHAALSNVDAGLGWQLELRRMTYPQTVFGGGSLPVRIWLVNSGTSNLYRDFELRIRLGRQGESYEIPLSARTRDWSVGDIVHNEIAKLPEIKPGNYNVGIGLFDLNDKPIRLHIGSGQSDGYYEAGEVNVERADGDPLANIWDVYYPEGYYPLEDPKTPQQ
- a CDS encoding Gfo/Idh/MocA family protein; amino-acid sequence: MKLALIGAGQRGMIYSSSAFPRAEIIAVTDPDEGRRRAAAEQFGIAPERRYASVEEFYRQGKICDAVIIASMDRDHYAQTMQALELGYDILLEKPISPSPEECVKIQQKANEKGRKVTVCHVLRYTNFYSEIKNLIDRGELGKVLTIQHNENIGNFHMAHSFVRGNWRRSDLSSPLIMQKSCHDMDLLAWLADSDAKRISSYGDLAFFKEENAPPDSSDRCVTCKAAKDCRFDARKMYLPIAGGWPATVVAEDQSEEGLLKALESGPYGRCVFRNDNDVCDNQVSIIEFKNGVKVTFHLSAFTNKMHRTIKIMCEHGEIRGDDSRNIIEVTKFASNMAEGQEQRIIRPATVSGGHNGGDTGLMNDFLNELERSGGESRSSIDKSVESHLMAYAAEKARLTGTVVDMDRMKSELLEAVSVSG
- a CDS encoding acyltransferase domain-containing protein, with protein sequence MKRQKPEYGECIAYCRFDYVPEGLEAKYASYEPNPETALVPNGFLDGLLERYELPATAREEVEAALDEIVQDSVLHAFTKFLVHDMCTARNRCDPDFYTNMTPGCMKRYGEWYSFLLLLACIAPSIESLERRGVPKIHYENVPHQPLKSQIEKIVSYGDPKVHDFPWVMNFYTCSIFHLDRFLFIPYRFESAFSMFRNKETQQVVALRHAGEAFRADGQRDGINGVFDPSGRFVSLWEEDEDGITANRINPMGFVEREPVRIAKKDWEPALRIGDTLLALHIPSGPGYTPERLRASMAMAIDFYERYFPELPVKGFWSESWLYDTRLSLILDPDKSNIIQVQRQFYNYPIDEGDGMLRYEVFGDRAADPLGGEIQLKTSLQKAAANYMKTGARFNTLAMIVLKEEVSRIGNMPYISLEDLDKFRIAADAHLQGRVSDR
- a CDS encoding ABC transporter permease, whose translation is MIASSEMPETKKSQGFLYEMNKHKILYLMCAPGLIVLILFCYVPFAGVWMAFTDFNVVDGIFGSKFVWFDNFKYFFSKNSMGWRVTYNTLVINFWGIILGIIVPITIAVLLNEIRGKAFKKLTQSMMFFPYFISWVVVGAIIYGIFSSDVGVANGILGWFGMEPIRWYSEPKYWKEIIILANVWKWSGYSSIIYLAAMSNFDGSLYEAAKVDGANKLQQIFRLTIPMLKPTVIVLTLLSVGRIFYGDFGMIYGIVGNNPVLGDEVTIIDTYVYQSMRTLGFSYSTAIGLLQSVMGLILITLANGVAKKVNDGEGLF